In one window of Bizionia sp. M204 DNA:
- a CDS encoding fasciclin domain-containing protein: MKTLTALKRFSATLLVVLFITSCSSDDDNNIYTPPAQQNNIVDLALATPELSSLVAAVQAADGDLVSVLQGSGPFTVLAPDNDAFAAFLAANGFASLNDVPTDVLSQILLNHVISGSVPSTALVSQGSGYESTNATGAGGASMSLYFNTANNDVRFNNVSSVSTADIEASNGIIHIVDGVIGLPDVVDHALANSSFSNLVAALGAADGDLVSVLQGGGPFTVLAPVDAAFANFLADNGFSGLGDVPTDVLSQVLLNHVLAGATFSTDLVNMGAGYTTTSATGAGNNPMSLYFNTADGVEFNGISTVAIADVVGTNGVIHAVDAVIGLPTVVDFALADPTFETLVAALTRDDLTFDYVGTLSTPNGTAPAPFTVFAPTNAAFGDLLTELNVATLGDIPEPTLKATLDMHAVAGANVRSSALMDNMTVGTLGGNITANITGGATLTDANGRVSNIIAVDVQASNGVIHAIDKVVLPPL, encoded by the coding sequence ATGAAAACATTAACAGCATTAAAAAGATTTTCGGCTACCTTACTAGTAGTCTTATTTATCACATCCTGTAGTAGTGATGATGATAACAACATTTACACGCCGCCAGCACAACAAAATAACATTGTAGATCTAGCGTTGGCCACGCCTGAATTAAGTTCGTTAGTAGCTGCAGTACAAGCTGCCGACGGAGATTTAGTTTCAGTATTACAAGGATCAGGACCATTTACCGTTTTAGCGCCTGATAATGACGCGTTTGCAGCATTTTTAGCAGCCAATGGATTTGCTTCCTTAAATGATGTACCAACAGATGTATTGTCACAAATACTTTTAAATCATGTAATTTCTGGATCTGTGCCTTCAACCGCTTTGGTAAGTCAAGGCTCTGGTTATGAATCTACTAATGCAACAGGTGCAGGTGGTGCAAGCATGAGTTTATATTTTAATACAGCCAACAACGATGTACGTTTTAATAATGTATCATCTGTTTCAACTGCCGATATTGAAGCATCTAACGGCATCATTCACATAGTTGATGGTGTTATTGGCTTACCAGACGTGGTAGATCACGCCCTTGCAAATTCGAGCTTTAGTAATTTAGTAGCCGCTTTAGGTGCTGCTGATGGTGATTTAGTTTCCGTATTACAAGGAGGTGGACCATTTACAGTTTTAGCACCAGTTGATGCAGCTTTCGCTAATTTTTTAGCGGATAACGGATTCTCTGGGTTAGGTGATGTACCAACCGATGTATTATCGCAAGTACTTTTAAACCATGTATTAGCAGGTGCCACCTTTTCTACAGATTTAGTAAATATGGGTGCGGGTTATACCACAACTAGTGCAACTGGTGCTGGAAACAACCCAATGAGTTTATATTTTAATACCGCAGATGGTGTTGAATTTAACGGAATTTCTACGGTAGCCATAGCAGATGTTGTGGGAACAAATGGTGTTATCCATGCTGTGGATGCGGTTATTGGATTACCAACTGTAGTCGATTTTGCATTAGCTGATCCTACTTTTGAAACTTTAGTTGCAGCATTAACAAGAGACGATTTAACGTTTGACTACGTAGGGACACTTTCTACACCAAATGGAACAGCTCCAGCACCTTTTACAGTTTTTGCACCTACTAATGCAGCCTTTGGTGATTTATTAACAGAATTAAATGTAGCAACTTTAGGTGATATCCCAGAACCAACTTTAAAAGCTACGTTAGATATGCATGCGGTTGCAGGTGCAAACGTAAGATCAAGTGCTTTAATGGATAACATGACTGTTGGTACTTTAGGTGGAAACATAACAGCAAATATTACTGGTGGTGCAACCTTAACTGATGCAAACGGCAGAGTAAGCAACATAATTGCTGTTGATGTTCAAGCTTCCAATGGCGTTATTCATGCTATCGACAAGGTTGTTTTACCACCTTTATAA